From one Streptomyces sp. CA-210063 genomic stretch:
- a CDS encoding gluconate:H+ symporter produces the protein MPLLVVGISVLILLLLMTRLRLNGFAALLLVAVGVALVRGIPVATIPDVLSEGIGGQIGDTMLTIGLGAMVGRVMGDSGAAQRIAGKLLDAFGPRWVQVAMVVTSMLIGVTMFYEVAFIIIVPIAFTLVRVTGAKLLWVGLPMSIALSTMHSFLPPHPGPTAVAATFHASVGLTLFYGLFIAVPAGALIALTWPRLPFVRALDPAIPKGLVTEREFTDEEMPGLGWSLFVALFPVVLIVAAAVTDMATSTESPLLNSVAFLGSAPIALLLTLCLAIWAFGPRIGRSLEEVGASCTSAAKAMAMILLVIGAGGAFKNVLVEGGISDYIKDATDSWSISPIVLAWLVAVILRIALGSATVAVVTASGVVLPLLAGSGVHPEMMVLAVACGSIACSHVNDPGFWLFKEYFNLSVIEAIKVRTSYTTVLAILGLGGVLAAEWALDVLSL, from the coding sequence ATGCCCCTGCTCGTGGTGGGGATCAGTGTGCTGATCCTGCTGCTGCTCATGACCAGGCTGAGGCTGAACGGCTTCGCGGCCCTTCTGCTCGTGGCGGTCGGCGTCGCACTGGTCCGGGGAATCCCGGTGGCGACCATCCCCGACGTGCTCTCCGAGGGCATCGGGGGCCAGATCGGCGACACCATGCTCACCATCGGACTCGGTGCCATGGTCGGGCGGGTGATGGGGGACTCCGGTGCCGCGCAGCGGATAGCCGGAAAGCTCCTCGACGCGTTCGGCCCCCGCTGGGTCCAGGTGGCCATGGTGGTCACGTCCATGTTGATCGGCGTGACCATGTTCTACGAGGTCGCCTTCATCATCATCGTGCCCATCGCGTTCACCCTGGTCAGGGTCACCGGGGCGAAGCTGCTGTGGGTCGGTCTGCCGATGTCCATCGCGCTGTCCACCATGCACAGCTTCCTGCCGCCGCACCCCGGCCCCACCGCCGTCGCCGCGACCTTCCACGCCTCCGTCGGGCTGACGCTGTTCTACGGCCTGTTCATCGCCGTTCCCGCCGGTGCGCTCATCGCCCTGACCTGGCCCCGGCTTCCCTTCGTCAGGGCGCTGGACCCGGCCATCCCCAAGGGCCTGGTCACCGAGCGCGAGTTCACCGACGAGGAGATGCCCGGCCTCGGCTGGTCGCTGTTCGTGGCGCTCTTCCCCGTGGTGCTGATCGTGGCCGCCGCCGTGACCGACATGGCCACCTCCACCGAGAGCCCGCTCCTGAACTCCGTCGCCTTCCTCGGCTCGGCACCGATCGCGCTGCTGCTCACCCTGTGCCTGGCGATCTGGGCGTTCGGACCGCGGATCGGCCGGAGCCTGGAGGAGGTCGGCGCCTCCTGCACCTCGGCGGCGAAGGCGATGGCGATGATCCTCCTGGTGATCGGCGCGGGCGGGGCCTTCAAGAACGTCCTCGTCGAAGGCGGGATCTCCGACTACATCAAGGACGCCACGGACAGTTGGTCCATCTCGCCGATCGTCCTGGCCTGGCTCGTCGCCGTCATCCTCCGTATCGCGCTCGGCTCGGCGACGGTCGCCGTCGTCACGGCCTCCGGCGTGGTGCTGCCGCTGCTGGCGGGCAGCGGGGTCCACCCGGAGATGATGGTGCTCGCCGTCGCCTGCGGTTCCATCGCCTGCTCCCATGTCAACGACCCCGGATTCTGGCTGTTCAAGGAGTACTTCAACCTCTCCGTCATCGAAGCGATCAAGGTCCGTACCAGCTATACGACCGTGCTCGCGATCCTCGGCCTGGGCGGTGTCCTGGCGGCCGAGTGGGCCCTCGACGTCCTCAGCCTGTAA
- a CDS encoding IclR family transcriptional regulator: protein MSEGRGVRGVKSAARTVALLELLAARGERPSRLDELAEDLDVPRSSMYQLLQTLVDCGWVRTDATGSLYGIGIRALLTGTSYLDGDRRIRAVRPYLDEASDALGETIHLARLDGPDVVYLATRESHEYLRTISRVGRRVPAHAGALGKALLAERPDDELPFTDESLTALTENTHTSRTALLADLARVRERGYSIDREETVTGIAGFGFALRYDTPATDAISCSVPVARLTGEHEAHIISVMREVRATIESRLPPASGTPDWR from the coding sequence ATGTCGGAGGGGAGAGGTGTCCGTGGCGTGAAGTCGGCGGCGCGGACCGTCGCGCTGCTGGAACTGCTCGCCGCGCGGGGCGAGCGGCCCTCGCGCCTGGACGAACTCGCGGAGGACCTGGATGTGCCGCGCAGCAGCATGTACCAGCTGCTCCAGACCCTCGTCGACTGCGGCTGGGTCCGCACCGACGCCACCGGCTCCCTCTACGGCATCGGGATCCGCGCCCTGCTCACCGGCACCAGCTATCTCGACGGCGACCGGCGTATCCGCGCGGTACGGCCGTACCTCGACGAGGCGTCGGACGCGCTCGGCGAGACGATCCACCTGGCACGGCTCGACGGCCCGGACGTCGTCTACCTGGCCACCCGCGAGTCCCACGAGTACCTGCGCACCATCAGCAGGGTCGGCCGCCGCGTCCCGGCCCATGCCGGCGCCCTCGGCAAGGCACTGCTCGCCGAGCGCCCCGACGACGAACTGCCGTTCACCGACGAGTCGTTGACCGCCCTCACGGAGAACACGCACACCAGCCGGACCGCGCTGCTCGCCGACCTGGCCCGGGTGCGCGAGCGCGGCTACTCCATCGACCGCGAGGAGACGGTCACCGGCATCGCCGGCTTCGGCTTCGCCCTGCGGTACGACACCCCGGCCACCGACGCCATCAGCTGCTCGGTCCCGGTGGCCCGGCTGACCGGGGAACACGAGGCCCACATCATCTCGGTGATGCGGGAGGTACGAGCGACGATCGAATCCCGTCTGCCGCCGGCCTCGGGCACACCCGACTGGCGCTGA